The Bubalus bubalis isolate 160015118507 breed Murrah chromosome 1, NDDB_SH_1, whole genome shotgun sequence genome includes a region encoding these proteins:
- the LOC102403217 gene encoding olfactory receptor 5H2-like, with product METKNVTELTEFVLTGLTYEPVWQVPLFLLFLMIYLITIMGNLGLIALIWNDPHLQIPMYLFLGNLALVDIWLSSTVTPKMLLNIINQNKRISLSECMVQFFSFVVSATTECFLLAMMSYDRYLAICNPLLYPAIMTHKQCMGMLVSSFVGGLFHALIHTGFLFRLTFCNVNIIHHFYCDIMPLFKISCTDPSINVLMIFIFSGSIQVFTILIVLISYTLVLFTILKNKSAQGIRKAFSTCGAHLLSVSLYYGPLLFMYVRPGSTQADDQDMMDSLFYTVIIPFLNPIIYSLRNKKVIYSLLKILKRNI from the coding sequence atggaaacaaaaaatgtAACAGAGCTGACAGAGTTTGTTCTCACAGGACTTACATATGAACCAGTATGGCAAGTACCCCTGTTCCTGCTCTTCTTGATGATATACCTCATCACTATCATGGGAAACCTTGGTCTGATTGCTCTCATCTGGAATGACCCTCATCTTCAAATTCCCATGTACTTATTCCTGGGGAATTTGGCCTTAGTGGATATTTGGTTATCCTCCACAGTGACTCCCAAGATGTTGCTCAACATTATCAACCAGAATAAGAGGATATCTCTCTCTGAATGTATGGTGCAATTTTTTTCGTTTGTAGTCAGTGCGACTACGGAATGTTTTCTGCTGGCGATGATGTCGTATGATCGTTATCTAGCCATATGCAACCCACTACTTTATCCAGCCATTATGACTCATAAACAATGCATGGGAATGTTAGTTTCATCATTTGTTGGTGGCCTTTTTCATGCCTTAATTCATACAGGCTTTTTATTCAGACTAACCTTTTGTAATGTCAACATAATACATCACTTTTATTGTGACATCATGCCCTTGTTTAAAATTTCTTGTACTGATCCTTCTATTAATGTTCtgatgatatttattttctctggttCAATACAGGTGTTCACCATTCTTATTGTTCTTATCTCTTATACACTAGTTCtcttcacaattttaaaaaataagtctgcACAAGGCATAAGgaaggccttctccacctgtggggCCCACCTTCTATCTGTCTCTTTATACTATGGCCCTCTTCTTTTTATGTATGTGCGCCCTGGATCCACACAAGCAGATGACCAGGATATGATGGACTCTCTGTTTTACACTGTCATAATTCCTTTCCTAAATCCCATTATCTACAGcctgagaaataaaaaagtcatatATTCActgctaaaaatattaaaaagaaacatttag